One part of the Vicia villosa cultivar HV-30 ecotype Madison, WI linkage group LG6, Vvil1.0, whole genome shotgun sequence genome encodes these proteins:
- the LOC131610623 gene encoding histone H2AX, protein MSSTTKGGRGKPKASKSVSRSSKAGLQFPVGRIARFLKAGKYAERVGAGAPVYLSAVLEYLAAEVLELAGNAARDNKKNRIVPRHIQLAVRNDEELSKLLGTVTIANGGVLPNIHQTLLPKKVGKGKGEIGSASQEF, encoded by the exons ATGAGTTCTACAACCAAGGGCGGAAGAGGCAAGCCAAAGGCTTCCAAATCTGTTTCAAGATCCTCAAAGGCCGGTCTTCAATTTCCCGTCGGTAGAATCGCTAGATTCCTCAAGGCAGGAAAATACGCCGAGCGTGTTGGTGCCGGTGCTCCCGTCTACCTCTCCGCCGTCCTCGAATATCTTGCCGCTGAG GTTTTGGAATTGGCTGGGAATGCTGCTAGGGATAACAAGAAGAATCGTATTGTACCAAGGCACATTCAACTAGCTGTAAGAAACGATGAAGAACTGAGCAAGCTTTTGGGAACTGTAACCATTGCTAATGGTGGTGTTTTGCCTAATATTCACCAGACTTTGTTGCCTAAGAAGGTTGGAAAGGGAAAGGGAGAAATTGGATCTGCTTCTCAAGAATTCTAG